In Schizosaccharomyces osmophilus chromosome 1, complete sequence, the genomic window TTTGGCTGTGAAGGCTGTTTACCAAGTGCTCGTCCACACCGACGTTTTCCCTCCAAAGACAGATTGTTAATTTTACCGCCGGATAGTAAATCTGACCATGACTCGAGTGCTAATTCATATTTTTCCAATTGCTCCAAAGCTTGAGCTTTTCGAATCATACATTTCACATAAAATTCGTTCATGTTCTTGCCATTTATAAACTCACCTTCTCCTTTCCCTTGTCCTATAATCTCCAATGCTTTTACTGAATCTTTAAGACTGTTCCGTACATCACCAATTTTCATGTAGCATAAGCTTCTATTGCATAAGAGAGGTATAGAGCGAGTGTGACCCTCAGGAACTTGAGATAGTAATTTATTGAAGATGTCAATTGCCTGGCTAAAGTCTCCTTTGTAATAATAATCATTTCCTTCTGTCTGACCTTGCTCGATAATAGATCGCGACATAGAGTCCATATCAACTTCGTCTCGCTGAACTTTCAAATATGGTTTCTCGTTTTTATGATCCAACTCCCGATGATGATGAGGCAATAATTCGCCTTGCGTCTTTTGCATATCAAAAGAAGGCGCTACCTTCTGGTGGCTTATTGATTCATCTGGTATTTCTATTAGAGAGGAGAATAAGTTATCATTAAATTCGTCAACATTTTTATGCTCTAGTTCGGATACAGACTCAGTAGATAAATCTTCTACAGGCTCATTTTTCGAGAGCGGGATGTCTGAAGTTGGTTCTTTTGTCGACACAGCTTCATCGGATTTTGCTGAAGCTGGCATTATAGGATATTGATTATCGAATTCATCAGAAACATATCCCTCAGTCATCCACCGAGGTTGGTTTGGATTCTTTAAAGACTTCCTTTCTTCCACAGCAGACCTCAGTTTTTGGCGTCCAACGTTCCATAGATCTGTTGCCTTCGTAAAAAACTGATCTTTAATTTGGTTGGATACTTGCTGTAATTCAGACAACTTATCAGAGTAGTACTGTTCATTACTGGATGGTGACTTGGAAGTCGGATTTTGAGAAGATCTAGGCTCTTGCTCGAAAATTAATTCTATAGCCTCCTGTAAAGATCCGGTTTGTTTTAGAGCAAATCTGCTAAGACTATCGGAGAATCCCATTGCACGAAGTTGAGCATAAGAATCAGTACCCGAAAGCTGTGAGGAATTGCTTGAAAACGAAGCATCAGGAGCATGCTGTTCAATTACTTTGCCTTCGGTCTCTGATTCTGCGGGAGGGTTTCGTAATTCCGGTAATGAAGTACGTTGCATAATTGACTTGTCTTCGTCTTGTAATTGAAGATCTTCCAGTGTATTCAACAAAGAGTCTTTAGTATTTGAATGAAtattttcgatttttttctcatcatTAGAACCTTTTGTTTCAGTTTCGGATAACCGATGGAGAACCTCGAGATTACTGTATGGATCATGACTGATCGAGGCGTTGGGAGAGGGAGATTCCAAAGTCTGTGGAGTCTGCgctgtttttctttctagCTCATTTAAAGAAGTACTCTTAgtttcattctttctttgaaagagaTTAGCGAACGGATCGcgatttcttttcatactCGAAGATTCCTTAGTACTGTCAGGTGTTTGAGGATAGGGCACAGAAACAGGACtatttgaattttgttttatccccaataaattctttttattacttCCATTGTATTGGTTATTTGTAAGATCGAAATTCAGTAAGTCATCCATCGCTTAATTTGATGTTGGAAAGGGCACACTGTACTAGCGAATGTGAGTACCAGCAAGGCCGATTTTAGAATCCGCTTTGGTTTCGAGTAATTTTTTCTCAGTCCATTTAAAAAGGTTCGGAATTGCTTGCAATTCGGcctttttttgaaggaaaagcatCCTCTGTAGTTGTTCACGTATATGGGGTTCGCAGCGTAAACAATCGGATTGAAGCAGGTTTCTAGCAATTGTAGTATCGCGCTtcccaaaagaaagagaataGCTGTAATTTTCTGGAAATATATCTTGGTCAAAAGGGCCCAAAAATTGCAATTGAGGTAATAGCATGGAATTTTCATAACCACTAGCCTTCGAACCATGTTTGTAGCAACTGTAAATCAAAATTCCATAAGGATCCCAAtcaaaaattccaaatatAGGCAACTCTGGTAAATATTTTGTGATTTCTAGCAAAAACTTTCTAGTGGACAAATCTGGAAATCCTTTTGCCTAACATTGTCAACAGAAATATTCTATTTTCACATCTCCATATCTTACCGTAATCAGAATTGTATCTTCCAGTCCACGCTCTACGAGGGTTTGGAACACGGCTTCTTTCTCAACTACTAAAACCCAATTTGCAGTGgattttaaaaaggaaattggGTGGTAGCTAATCAAGGTAGgctaaaaaaattcagttagaatttttggaaatgtttTACTTATACCTTGGATGTTTCCAGCTTTTCTCCTTCTTGGAGAGTGATGCTTAAAGGGCCATAAACAAGCCCTTTGCCAGATGCTTCCTAAGTAAAAATTAGAATTCTAATTTTAGAGGAAATGTAAGATTGGGATCCTTACCACATTTAGTGCTGATCTAGGGCAGCCTATGGTACAGGCAAGGTCTTCAATCAATTCGTCAACAACagattgttttttgaacaattgAACATCATGATAAAATATATCTCTAACAATCGTTAGTATAATGAAATAATTTTACGCGTGTACCTTTTTGTAACCACGCTTTCCGTTTCAATCGCCTCGTGTATACAGTCCAAAACCTGTAAAATCTGAGCAACCTTTATAGGATGATTGATGatattgtattttttagGACGAGGGGTTTTAGAAAAGCTTCCCTTTGATGAGAAAACGCGGCCACTGGCCTTCCTTTTCGAAAGACTTAGGAATGCAGGTGTTTTGCTAGGATCTGCCAATTGTTTCAGAAAAGATTTGACAATTGCTTCAACTCTCTCTTTtacattaaaaaaatttactttttcttcctcctcctTCACAAATGCCATTTTTGTTGAGAGTTTCTGAATTTGGTTTCGCgttacttttatttacgCGTCTGACTTCGCTTGATTTTAGCTTACGTACCTACAATGTAGGGAAAAATATTATGTAACAACGCGCTCTAGTAAAAAAGCCCAAAGAAacctttctatttttcttttcaatcgttttaaaattatttattctttttatttagagTAGAAAATTGTAactatgaaaaaataaaaactatGGTCACAGCCAGGCTCGAACTGGCGACATTCGACTTATTAGATCGACATGATAACCAACTACATCATGCGACCATCTCTCTTTAAGATTAAGAggatatatatatatttcttcGATcaagtaaaacaaaacagaatAGCAAAAAATCTGAATTTGGTACGGCACGCGTAGGGAAGGAATTAATTTTGATAAAATATTTGTACTTTGTTATATTGAAGCCATTCTCTCTTATATGCTAGTGATAGGCTGGTACGTTGACTCAGAGAAAGATGCATACAAGCAAAACTCAACCTTGCGATGTTGATATGTACTATGTTACAGTTCATCATCATTAGTCAAATTTACTTAAGCGAAGaattaagaaaatcaaaagttcAGCGTTATTTCAAAAGTCATGGAGTCTTTTTCAACTGAGCGATAGGAATCCAAGGAAACAGAAGAACCACTAATAAAAGGAGATTATATATCATACAAGgcgtttcttttcattaattacatacttctttttcttcatgtaCGCCAATGGAGCAAGAAAACCATGGCTGAATAACAAACAAGCGTGAGGTTTATTTCTAAGGCAAGGTTCGATTTAGATGAAACCCCAAATTGTCCATTGATCCTTTAgatataaatagaaaaaaagaaaatattagataggaagaatattttttttggatataCCTCTCTTTATACATACTATGCACAAATCCCCAAAAGGGAGAGGGTATTTGTTGTACTCCAGTGCCAACCTATTAGGCAACCTAATACGAAAATAAGTAAAAGTACAACCTATGCACAAAATGCAAGAAAAGTAATATTCACGAAACCATAAGCAGTAAACTTAGGGAATCTTTCCAATTCCGTTGCACACAGGACAAATTTCAGTGAAGATCAAATAGTCGATACTGCCTGTACCCTTACAGTTTCCACAAAGACGCCCAGGGATCCGAGGATCGCCAGGCTGTACTACCAAAGCATTCGGCGGAGGCCGTCCAAAATTAATGGGTTGAACATCAAACGAGTGACCAAATCGACGGGCACATCTACCACAGGGACGGCCACTAAATTTATATCCGGTATTGTTGCATTTTCCACAATAGTAACCAGGAGGATAACGGTATGGGGCGTTCACAGGATTGCTTTGGGGTACGGGCAATGAGGAATGGGAGGAATGGCTTGACAAGTAGGGTTTTCCTGTTCCAAAAGGCTCTTGATTAGCAGTAGAATGATACGTAGATGAGCCGCCTTGGTGGTTAGAGGATGATGGATGGGAAGGTCGGTGAGGAGGGCGAAGGCTCGTTTGAGATGTATTGGAAGAATGCGATGGACGATGTGGTACAGGTGGAGATAAAGATGGAGGGAGATTATTTTGTTGAGAAGTCTGAGATCCTGTGTTTCTTTGCGATAATAATTGCGCTTCTTCGCGCATAACTTCATCATACGAAGGAGGAGGAGCCGAATGATCTGACATGATTcctatttttaaaaaatttaaataaaaatttcctttccttaCTCCTTTTGTAtattcaaagcaaaagtgGAAATATCAAAGTGATGTGAAGAGACCATCGATAACAACCGTTTGCCAACAACAACATATTTCGGAGTTGTGAAACATTTGTAACACTGACTCTACAAATACTAGACAAAGGATTTGTCCTTTTAAAATGTATGTAAAGTCAATTCTGAAAAGGACGCAAAGTGGCTCCAAACCCGTAGAGTCTGATCACGATGAAACAGACAACGAGAGTTTAAAATTACCCGTCACTGCCTCAGTAACAAATTCACAGAAACCAGTATTGGATCGTTCCCTTTCCACGGAAAGCAGTCGTAGGCTACGCTGGgatgaagaaaacttgCGTTTGGCTGAAGCACAGAAAACTTCTACGATGAAAATATTAGAGCCAAAAACTCCTTTTCAACACACGCTGTTAGTAGATGAAGAGGTTCCTGAGCTTAGCTTGGATCATTCTGAAACCGAGCTGGCGGATGATCCCCTATCCACTCAGTTACAGGTTCCTCCTATTTCTCAGGAACAAAAGGGAGACGTACATAAAGATACGAACGAGGATGTTGTGAGAAAGCCAGATCCTTTTCCAGTTCCAAGAGAAGCTGGCCTTTTGTCTCCGGAAATGAAGAACTCTTCATCAGATTACCCTCAAACTAGTACTTCTGATGCAGTTCAGGCTACTGATGTAACACACAAAAATACTGTTCAAAATTCGAGGTATCGCTCTCCTCAATCCTCTGAAAATTCTCCTTGCATTGATGAGCAGATGAATGTCTCGATTCCGAAGGTGGTAGCTGTCCGTACCAGACAGAATTCTCCGGAAAAGGATTCCAGAGCTAGAATGCCAAGAAGGGAGGGCATCGGATTTGGTATCCCTTCAGCAACAGAAGCAACATCAGTACTACCGGAAGCAATTATAATgggagaagaaaatgaaagtaTGGATGAAGGTGATCCAAATGCTCATTCGTTTAACCAAGGGCAgcaaaaatccaaatttgaCGAGCTTCGCCGAAAGCACTACTTTGCTATGGCAAAAccattgaaaaaggaaaacattGAAAGTAAAGGATTAGAAAGTGATAATGATGACCCCGGAAGAGAAGACAAAGCCGCTGCTGAAGAATCTGATGTTGAAATGGCTGAAGATTAAAGATGAACaaacttccttttttctcatGCTGAGTTTACTGTtgtatgaaaagaaaccgTGTTTCTTTAGCATTGACAGCTTTGCTAGCGCTTGTGTGAAAGGTACCAACTATGAGCTTATGAACAGGTATTACTAAGTTTGACGAAAGTTTATGAGAAAGATCCACGACgtttttgattgtttttagcttgaaataaaaaaagcattatTTATCGTTGTTTACTGATGGTTATATGTATTGATATAGACCTCATATGACACCCATTTGTTGGTATCAAACATTatattattaaaaaatataaatttgTCTTTTAGCTTCCAATCCTTTTCCAACACTCCTTGGGAACTTGATTTGATTCATTCTTATCATGACAATTGGAGAATGAAGGTTGAACAATGATTTAACTTGGTAAAGTACAGAAAAGAATAGTGTCATTATGCATTTTCCTCATgaataatagaaaatagaaaaagaatgaaaagattaACGCAATCATTGGGGAAGCCAAGAGAACATTATCATTTATAGAAGATTACTTGAATGTCCCTTAGACACCCCTTCTACCAGAATGCTTGAAAAAGGTTTTCACAATAAAAActtgaagagaagaaagacCTACAACCATAAGGGCCTCTGCGATACTAAACCATAAGATGCGAGATTCTGTAGATTGGACGGTAGAAAAGTTACGGCTTTCCCGAGTGCGAAAGTAGGTTTGGATACGGTCAATTTCTGACAAAGCTGTAGAAATTTCCATAACGGTCCCTTGCATGCTGTTGGgattataattttttggtGGATCACGGTTAAGCGAAGGAAGAGACATCTCGTTTTCCATTACCAACTCCATAGTGAGAATTTTGTCAGTGAAAGCAGACATGTGATTATCAAAACAAATGTCGTATTCtcccttttcttccaaactGAAATAAATATCTGCCTGGCGTCGTTTCTTACCAAGAGCGACGGTCTTTTTGCTTGGGGCAGTAATACTGTAATCGACGTCAAAAGAGCCACCAGATTGAACAGCATATGTAAAATGACACTTTTCACCGGTGAATGGAGCTTCTATATGATAGCATTGTTGTTCCTGGTTTTCCAGTTGAAAGGTTAATTCAATGGCATGGACCCATGTCAAAAGCGTCAACAAAACGGCAAATTTGAACCCTACGAACCTCATTTCTATCT contains:
- the hua1 gene encoding putative DNA J domain Hua1, with amino-acid sequence MSDHSAPPPSYDEVMREEAQLLSQRNTGSQTSQQNNLPPSLSPPVPHRPSHSSNTSQTSLRPPHRPSHPSSSNHQGGSSTYHSTANQEPFGTGKPYLSSHSSHSSLPVPQSNPVNAPYRYPPGYYCGKCNNTGYKFSGRPCGRCARRFGHSFDVQPINFGRPPPNALVVQPGDPRIPGRLCGNCKGTGSIDYLIFTEICPVCNGIGKIP
- the glc8 gene encoding serine/threonine protein phosphatase PP1 regulatory subunit Glc8, with the protein product MYVKSILKRTQSGSKPVESDHDETDNESLKLPVTASVTNSQKPVLDRSLSTESSRRLRWDEENLRLAEAQKTSTMKILEPKTPFQHTLLVDEEVPELSLDHSETELADDPLSTQLQVPPISQEQKGDVHKDTNEDVVRKPDPFPVPREAGLLSPEMKNSSSDYPQTSTSDAVQATDVTHKNTVQNSRYRSPQSSENSPCIDEQMNVSIPKVVAVRTRQNSPEKDSRARMPRREGIGFGIPSATEATSVLPEAIIMGEENESMDEGDPNAHSFNQGQQKSKFDELRRKHYFAMAKPLKKENIESKGLESDNDDPGREDKAAAEESDVEMAED
- the erp2 gene encoding COPII-coated vesicle component Erp2/3/4 translates to MRFVGFKFAVLLTLLTWVHAIELTFQLENQEQQCYHIEAPFTGEKCHFTYAVQSGGSFDVDYSITAPSKKTVALGKKRRQADIYFSLEEKGEYDICFDNHMSAFTDKILTMELVMENEMSLPSLNRDPPKNYNPNSMQGTVMEISTALSEIDRIQTYFRTRESRNFSTVQSTESRILWFSIAEALMVVGLSSLQVFIVKTFFKHSGRRGV
- the rec12 gene encoding DSB-forming protein Rec12/Spo11, coding for MAFVKEEEEKVNFFNVKERVEAIVKSFLKQLADPSKTPAFLSLSKRKASGRVFSSKGSFSKTPRPKKYNIINHPIKVAQILQVLDCIHEAIETESVVTKRDIFYHDVQLFKKQSVVDELIEDLACTIGCPRSALNVEASGKGLVYGPLSITLQEGEKLETSKPTLISYHPISFLKSTANWVLVVEKEAVFQTLVERGLEDTILITAKGFPDLSTRKFLLEITKYLPELPIFGIFDWDPYGILIYSCYKHGSKASGYENSMLLPQLQFLGPFDQDIFPENYSYSLSFGKRDTTIARNLLQSDCLRCEPHIREQLQRMLFLQKKAELQAIPNLFKWTEKKLLETKADSKIGLAGTHIR
- the ucp7 gene encoding UBA/TPR/DNAJ domain protein Ucp7 → MDDLLNFDLTNNQYNGSNKKNLLGIKQNSNSPVSVPYPQTPDSTKESSSMKRNRDPFANLFQRKNETKSTSLNELERKTAQTPQTLESPSPNASISHDPYSNLEVLHRLSETETKGSNDEKKIENIHSNTKDSLLNTLEDLQLQDEDKSIMQRTSLPELRNPPAESETEGKVIEQHAPDASFSSNSSQLSGTDSYAQLRAMGFSDSLSRFALKQTGSLQEAIELIFEQEPRSSQNPTSKSPSSNEQYYSDKLSELQQVSNQIKDQFFTKATDLWNVGRQKLRSAVEERKSLKNPNQPRWMTEGYVSDEFDNQYPIMPASAKSDEAVSTKEPTSDIPLSKNEPVEDLSTESVSELEHKNVDEFNDNLFSSLIEIPDESISHQKVAPSFDMQKTQGELLPHHHRELDHKNEKPYLKVQRDEVDMDSMSRSIIEQGQTEGNDYYYKGDFSQAIDIFNKLLSQVPEGHTRSIPLLCNRSLCYMKIGDVRNSLKDSVKALEIIGQGKGEGEFINGKNMNEFYVKCMIRKAQALEQLEKYELALESWSDLLSGGKINNLSLEGKRRCGRALGKQPSQPNSAKTISKPTVRKSLELPKTSQGSERLSEFRDKQKQAEKVEERRNQLREPVQQLINRWKSGKEGNIRALLSSLDTILWPECRWKPVSLTDLVLTKRVKIMYMKAISCVHPDKLPQQATVEQRLIAESAFSNLNEAWDIFKQQNQL